The nucleotide window ccagtacggattgGCGTTCCAGCTAGGTCAAAGATCATTCGGTACTTgttacccagtgcggaggtcattcagcactggataaccgagtgccgatttacggatgtaacgggttccgtactggatttaccagtaaatagtgactcttcagtactggaagccgagacctcaaattatttcggaactgggcgtcctgtactcacgttctatacggtactgggatgatccattgtttggaccgactggacagttttggatttagttgtctgtacattATTTAATGCTTGTACGAGTACAATACTAACGTTTATTATTTAATGCTTGTACGAGTACAATACTAACGTTTAGGTAGTACTGCTTTGCTCCTTtgttatggacatagattttggtaggtattttaacagtgtacgttttctcccgataaaggaacaagccacaaggatatcattgtcgtcgttgaaacgtaacagaatgtgatactgtatttttttcttcattcgaacgttttccaaacaatagctttgaagtggggaaaaaagcatcgaagagatgcagccctgaaaataacgttagacgctcgttaGATTCTCAGCGCTcggtttccagtcctgacaggagggttcctagtactgaagctgcccagtacaggaagtccagtactgagaaagtctcagtactggagctcctgttctgacgaccacttccgtactggttgtccagtactgacaaaggaggcagttacatttgtatatttgctatAGTATGGCCGTAAACTCGTTttattttggaaacggacgaaaattgatgcgcgcgtggatgtcatccatataatcgaatcaacatggcctaattacGCGCAGTTGGAATTACAAACAGGTGGTACTGGTTCaccactactctccaagcaagagcagagtagagtagagtttttgacgtgtttttatgcgtttttgtcgggctttctactttgtatttttttctcttttcaacACCCACAAGAcaccaaaaaaatgacaaaatagactagaaagcccgacaaaaacgcctattgaacacgtcaaaaatcagccggaaccccccctctgcttggagagtggttCACCACGTGGAGTGGAAAAAATTCTATAGCAGTTTTTCCAATCAATAATAGCTCACATTTAAACTTATTTCTTCTTGACATGGaagaaacaaattcaaaattcataaaaacataATAATATTCGGGATAACAGTGCAGAAATAGCCAAgtacaaacaaggaggttaaacaagaagaagaagccaTCTTGCAACGAAGTGTCTCTTCGCAAATTCAACACGTCAGAAACGCGCATTTTCTCTCTCACACATCCAAAGAACGGCATAAATTTACCTCAGAAATGTCCCCAAGTTTCACTGCATAGGTTTATGGAAGTATTTTGAGACAGAAACCGGTAATTTCCCTGCAAAAAGTTGATAAACTCGAGGAAAGCCATGGACGACATCTCCCCCGCACGATAGCAGGAACAGGACTGTACCACTCGTGGTTTTACACGGGGGGTCACAACTGCTCATTAAAAGAGCTCATTGAAGACAAATGTCGTGGATTGCGTGGATAGGGTAAAAATATCCAATGTCTTTAGCACATGTAGTGATTATTATCTGTTATTGCTTTTCAAATTGAAGGGATGGCTGGTTTTCAAGTTTTTTAAttatttatctccaagcagatgcgaaGATCATGCTCACTCTCGGTGGTTTcttcctgtttttgttgttgcaaaattACCTCTTAATTTATAGCAACTAATTATTTAGTTCTTTCAAAATGCCTCCACTTGGCTTGGCTTCCACTATTAAAGTCTTTAAAGATGTACTAATTCGACGCGCAAAGGGACGCACTTTTTCACAGACCGGTAGATGTCGCTTTTGCACGGCCTAGATATAAGATCATATAACCCAAAGACCTCCTACATCAAATAGGTAATAGAGAGAACCTACTTGTCTACTTGTATAGCTGGCGCTCTGGAAAATACTACCATGCGGTGTGCATTTTTATCAATCGACCTTCTCACTTACCCCAGCGCTCtttatagaagaagaactttattgcacaattgtacatggtacaaagtatggcaagaattcgtaaacataatacaaagtagaagtatagaataaaacttaacatcctaattactaatacaatataataagggctagtatatattttgatatagcatcctaattactaatacagaCAATAttataagggctagcatacattttcaTATATAGGACGGGCTGTTTTTGTCGTTCACATGCTTTTGGGATCCCGATTGGAATGCCTATATAAACTCTACAACACAACGCACATATCAGTGTATCTTGTTTATCTAACCACTCTTCTACTGTATAGCAACATGCCACAAGCGATCGCTTGACAATTGTAAAAGTGTCATGTTATACAGCTGGCTCTTTGCTAGTTATCAATTTCAATATATCCGTCATGCAAACGTTAACAAATTGATTATATAGGGGTATTTGACATTAATCAATCAAACGTTGTCATGTGGATTTTAGCTGGCAGGCAAGGCTTCTTTTGCAAAttgagaagacaaattttcGCAAACAACTGTCAATATGTGCCTCTTTTTTtactctccatgcagaggttttgtttttaaagtgtttttgGCGTtgttgtcgggctttctattttgtcccgttttcttttaTGATATTGTTTGGTCGCATAaacaaaacgggacaaaataggaagcccgacaaaagcgCCTAAAAACCCGTTAaaaacagccggagccgaacctggCTTGGAGAATACCTCTTTTATGCAATTTTATACTTCATTGTCAGGAAAAAATCaaatcacgtgataattccttgAAGTTCAAAGTCGTTGATCCTTTAAACTGATTACCTTTACGATGTATTTTGACGGAAACTTTTCTAACAACAGGTGGCTAACACTGAACTTTTGAAAGCATCCCGAAACGCAGCTGGTCTATGTATGTTTGTACCCGCATACTAAAAGCACGGTACCTACCGCAGTATGGCAGAGCCATACAAAGTGTCGACTGGGCGATTTGTATTAAGCAGGGACGGTTCATTTGTCGTGTAACATAAAGGGGAGGGGTCCATTCCGTACGCCGTCAATGCGGTGGAGAacgagtagcctctaccaggctccacaggtcgctgaaaaaatagtagaaattggctaaatagacagATATCATGCCaaaggagttagctggccagggagtacagtttgcgaccgagctaactcctctggcatgttatccttctatttgggcaatttctactatttttagcgtcctgtggagcctggtagaggctaaggcgGAGTTGTTACTTTGACCTTGAAGTGATTTGTACGCTGTACCAAGATAAGTGATGTTCAAGTCTTTGTAACACTTCTCAGTTATCGTACGATAAAAAGGTATAAACTTGAGGAAAAAAACAGACCGTTTCACATGAAAAACTTaataatgatgttgttttagCGCCATTTTGACGAAAATTCTTGAGAAAGCGTCGTTTTATAAAACAGGGTGACCTAATCCTCTATCGAGCCATTCTTTTACTTCCATTTCAGACGAGGTCGATGCGTAGGCGTTACAAATAATGCTTATGTGTGGGAACATTTCCGATAAAAAGAGATGATTTCATCGAAGACACCCACGATCTCCCATCGTATAACAGAGGCTTCTTCCAAGTGGTTTCCGTTTTAGATAGAGTACAAAGACTTTCAAACACAGGGTCAATCATTCTCCCagctttgtgtttgtgtgtgatgaATACTCAAACTATGAGAGCCGGAAACTAAGCGCTTTCTCGGGTGAAAAGAACTTTTCCTTTCCTTcacatttttaaacatttgcatttttgcAAAGCCTTAAGTAACGTATAGCAACAAATTACCTATTACAACCAAAATGCTGTCTGTGGTTATAGGATGTATAGGGCGAATTACAAGAAGTAACAACAAAAGATTGGCCGACAAACAGAACTTTAATCCTAGCTTTGCGCGACAAGTCAGGTTTGCATGGTTTGTTTGTCGTTTGGAGTAAACATTTGAGTTCCTGAGTGTAACTTAAACTCCTCATTACGAATTCCTGCTGGCACACTGTGACCTCTAACCTTTTTCCGGTCGCGTATATATATTAAAGAAGCCGAAATATGCCGgtaaaatgtgaccctagcgaTGGTCTCGGATATCAAGTTTCAAGGTGAAAACAGCAAAAGGTGTTATCATGTCGTCCTCAACGGATACACGGGGTGATCAACAGATAGAAGATGAGTCAGATTGTCTGATAAAGATCCTACTGTATATATATCCTGCATATACGTGCATACTTTAAAGGTTACAGGGGCGATGACCTGAACTCACCTTTCCGCCCCCCTGTCGGACGCGTAGGTGGTACGTCCCGCGGAGCCGGGGTCCAAAGTGTCGTCTGAAACAAGATGGAGTCCAGCCTGGACAACTTCGTGAGGGAAAAAGTGCGTCTAAGGGAGTATGGCGAAACTTTGGAGAAATTGGCCGCCGATTGTGAGTCAAACTACGTTCAGGTGAGTGTATTTTGAGACCTATCAGAGAGATAGCAACAGGGGATGGGACGAAAATACGTCTAGATCCCTTCCAAGAAAAACTTCCTATGACTATTACTAAGGCAAAGGGGCATGAATTCCTTTCCTTTTCGGTTTATGTAAACTCTCACAGCGTATCCTTTAGAAAAATATAACAGAACACACAATTCTGTAGATTTTCAATGCTTTAGACCTTCTAAAAATGTGTACGTGTTGAAATGTGTCGATCTGTTCTTCCTATTACTACAGTACAGTATGTGTGTTGGCATGACTGCTCGTCGAATATCTCGGGCATCAGGGCGTGCCCTCACAAGTTTTACACATTTACAAGCGTGTTTTACGGGCGTGGCACACATCGATCTGTCGATATAATCACAAAATATTTGCCTATCGTTTCCCTTTCTTGTTTATCAGGGTGTGTTGCTGTGCGGATTTCCTTGTTCTCCCCCTTTTTTTTAGTTGTTCGTTTTACTTCCGGGTGGGGCCCAATGGTTAAGTACACCTTGAGTCATGCCCCGTGCCTCGGGGGGCCCCAAAAGGTAACCGTGGGGAACCTCTTTAGCTCTCGTTGCGTAATGTCCTAAAGCTAGTTGTCAAATGACTGTCATCTATTGATGTATTCTTGTAGAGGGGAAATCCCGCTCGTAGCTTTATagagttgtacattgtataaatacAGGTACATCAACTTGTCTTACCGCTTTTGTGAAAGTGAGAAAGGGGGAGGTCCCGGACTTTGCCCCTACGCCTGTACAGGTGGTATGTGTTATATGGCATTTGTTTGTGAGGGTTTAATATATGGTCAGCAAATAGACACACGCAAATAGACGCATGCTAAACACTTACAACATGGAAACTGTACCGTATACGTCAAATTATTTCTGGAGGAATTTCTACAGGGTTGTTTTGTAGGTTCGGTGCGTTTAGGGGGCCAAAACAGTTTGCGGGACACTCAAAAACAATGTCTGTTGTTGAAGAATTTGTCTGCATATCTTACCTACTTGTCCAACTGGTTAAAGAATTCTATGTACGGAAATGAAAGACACGGGGTTTGGGCCAAGCTTGGTTTATAAGAAGGCTACCATTAGGTCGCTTTGAAACGACGATATTCGCGTGTTGAGTAGGCTTAGGAGGGGATGAAAACGGATCAAATCTGATTATCCCTATTTTTCTGTGTTGGTCGGAATGTGGTTTTGAAAGAGGAACAATACATAGCATGCTAAGTGGACGGAACAGAAAAAAGGTTTCTTTCAAAGGGACCAGTCTGGAAAGACCGTAAGGAAATGTTGTTGctgcattttcttgttgttgttcagattaacatttttcttctgtcgtTCTTCAAATTCATCTCTTTATTTTCTTGTGCAAATAGTTTTATTTCACAATGTCCTGACAAAACGCTTAAACGTTtgttatctccatttttcacatgcacacatgcattttttacatcatgtatcccttgtaaaaaaaaatttgtcTTACGTGCGACAAATGTGGGAGAGCGCTGACCAATATGCGCAATTTTTGTTCTTCGGTTATCAATTATTAATCCGTGGCAACATTTCATAGATATCTATACCATTCCAAGTTTTGTAACTAAAAGCGCCATCTGACCCCAGCAAAGCTTTTGGAATGTCCCTAATGAAAAACACGTCACGGCGTAGATGCAAACAGGGCATAGGGCCGAAGCGTATGGCGTCTGTTGCAATGACAGATCGAAATCCTAAAGTCACATTCTATTAGCTGGACTTTCTCATGGTGTCAATCTTTAAAAGAGGTCAAAATTCCTTTCTTTCCCATTCATTTCTTTGGCCTTCAATATTTAGAATTATTTTTTCAGCTCGCGTTGTCAACGCCAAACCCTACACATATATGTTTATGACTTATACTTAAGTATAGATTAACGCTTGAACTGTGTTTCTTTGTATTTCTTATCATTCAAATCTTTGATTGTCTTGTTAAAATTCTGTACATGTGGCGACGAGGATGTTAGTTGTACATAAGTTATATTATAACATGAGTTTGTCGCCACTTTGTTTTGCCccatttttatatgtttgatgttttgtgaatgataacaataacaacaaaaatacttaTATTCTCGTATCAGTTCTAGGTATTTCTGCTCCACCAAAAGTTAACAATGAAATATCCCCTAATTCTGACCTCTAGACGTATCCAACAGTCTAAGAATGCGGAAGCGACGTGTGGTTTCAGCGCGCCAAAAATATGCGATGTTTGCGTAATTAGTTAGTCATCCACTGAACGACTTGTGACATAAACACGTAACCTTTCGGAGTGTTAtgacttatctccaagcagatgttgggaacgAATATACGTCTAACCCGTATTAAACCGTCCTTGTGTAAAGCGTACTAAAATGGCACCACACAGAAATATGTACCAAACGCCCGGTCTCAAAGTCGCGATCTTTCAATATACAGGTCTGTTTCATATTCGGAGACAGCACACATCGCGATCGCCACGAGCTTCGTCTACGTCTCGGTGGCATAGGGCCGGCCTTGTTGActtagaacccagaggtactgagttcgaaccCCTGGCAGGGCTCTatgttgtgcccatgggaaaggcacttaataacAGCGATTTCcccactcgactcaggtgaaaatgagtacctagcttcggttagggacgtccctcggataggacgttatatggatgccccgtgtttgaggagagccacacctcgagcacgtaaaagaacccaccacactcctcgaaaagagtaggggtcatcccggtgtgagtggatcaaataaatctgtccagatatgcagcttgtactgttcagtacaaacctggtgtgttgccccatgaggcggtttactgggtatgcaatgcaaacaaacagaatATAACGGCGATTTTTTTCCTGATTAGTGAAAAATTGGAGCCGGTTGGCGCCTGTTTGCAACCAGTTGGCGAATGCCTTTCGCAAATAGTCGccagagaatatttgccagggaacgAAGTTTGCCCACCATAGGGTCCAATtgcgtggactgactctactgacCAAGGACATTCTCCGTGCTccgtgctcagtccttcctatataatgtccttgtactGACCAATcatttccctttttttgccgaattctacgatccataccaccataggaaggcctggtggaggctagtcgGAGATACCTCACTTAAACTAAAAAATCTAACGGctcttttttcttattgcaaGCTGGGAACCCCCAGGCTCGCTCCTAGGTATggctctcctggccaattatccccttttttgccgaattctacgatccatacccccgtaggaaggcctggtggaggctagtgagaTACCGacttaaactaaaaaaaatctaaCGGCTTTTTGTTCTGATTGCAGACTAGGAATCCCCAGGCTCACTCCCAGGACTGACTCTCTTGGCCAATTATTAtcttttttgctgaattctacgatccatacccccgtaggaaggcctggtggaggctagtgagaTACCGACTTAAACTAAAAAAATCTAACGGCTTTTTTTTCTGCTTACAGGCGGGGAACCCCCAGGCTCGTTCCCAGGCGTTCCACTCGTCCCGACAGTCGGCGGCCAAGGCCCTGACAGACGTGGCCTACCGGATCAACCTGCTGGCCCAGACACTGGTCAACGTGCTGGACGGCCAGAACGATACCGTCACGAGGCTGGGCGCGGACATCGGGCAGTTAGACGCGGTACGTATAAGAAAAACATCGGGAACGAGATATGAAAACCgtaggttctgctgcagtaccataagaagccactagtctcatcaagacttaCCCAGAATTCAcgaaggcattctcgagttaccgtgttcacacacacacacacacacacacacacacacacacacacacacacacacacacacaaacacacaaaacagacacacacacacagagaaacactcacacaaatacaaacacaaacacactcacctGAAAACATACCTTCTTTGCGAAGGCAAACATCATCTGTGTCAGTAGGTAACATATCTtcaaatttgagtttttttggttgttttttcgTCACAAGTAACGTTTTCGGTCTCCTTTTCGCTGAAATAACTTCATTGTTCTTGGAATTTTTCCAGCAAGCTGACTTCAGACTAGAGACCGCAGCCAAACAACGTGTCTTCGCCTTGACCGCAAAGCAACCGCCAGTGGAAGAACGACCAAAAGTGGACGGGCCTAAATACGTCAGAAGAGCCAAGGTGGAAATGAAGAAATTCCCGCCACTCAACTACGACTCCTTGGATAGGCTAGGGCATGGATTGATTCTTACACCCTCAACTTCGATGGGCCGCCTTTCTGGTGTTATAGACATGGATAAATTTCGAGCGAAGCAAGCGGCAGAGATGAATCTCCCTCCCGACGAAAATGACGAGGATACGAAGACAGACCTGGCCGTGGAAGACATGTATTCCAAGCTGAGAAAGGGGCGCAGTCCTTCGAAGGGAAAAGCTGACGAAGATGACGAGAATGTGTACGAAAGAGTAGACGACTCCACCGGACGGACGTTTGGAGCTAAGACGTTAGAGAGGCTGTCCTCGTATTCTACGTTCGGTCGTTCATCGTCTCCATCTTCAAATCCAAAGTACAAGACCTTACCCCCAGGTGGAAAGAACTCGCCAAAGCTTACCTTAAGTCGAAACAGTTCCCACGTGAATCGCCCGAAACATGCCCCGCCCCCTCCTCCACCGAAAGTTCCCCTCCCTCCCGCTAATGGTACAGCCTCCTCAGCATCCAAGCAAAGCGCTTCTCCGATGCCCCCTTCATCACAagcgtcagccaatcagaaggccAACGCAGTCTCATCCACCAATCGGAACGCTTCTCCGATTCCCCCTccagccaatcagaaggctGAAGCAGTATCCTCCACCACGACCAATCAAAACGCTTCTCCGATTCTCCCTAGGCCTCCATCACAgatgtcagccaatcaggaggcCGCACCACTATCCCCACTCGCATCTCCCGGAACATTTCTCGCAGCCATCAAAGCGGCCAAGCTGCAAAATCGAAATGGGACCAGCGAAAAGAGCGGGGCACACAAAAAGGAAGGTGTTCGGGTTAGCGTCAACGACTGCCTTCCTCCTCCACCGCCATAGCACCGACCGGTCATTCTCTTTTCCGGGGGTCAAAAACTATAAATACCTCCGCAAACAAGATGGAACATTCCAAAAATCATACGCGTTCTCATTGATGGAAACTTGGATTTGCTGTGAATTGTTAATGAGAAATCTGCATAACTTCAAACAATCATGTCTGCTTTCTGAAAGAAATACGTTTATGACCATCTCtatgattattttcattttgtatcgGATCCGTAACCATCAAGTTTTAGACTATTAATGATTTGTTGCAAACAAAGGACTTTCCCCAAACCAATACTGAAATGAATTGGGAATTACCCCAAAATTTTTCGGCTGAATGGTTTTTCATCTGACTCCAAAAATTACCTTCAACTTAATTTCGAACTTAAGGAATGTACGTAAAGTTGTCGTTTAGTATTTTATGCAATGCTTAAGAATAAGTTTTTAAATTGTTTTCCTACATGTGTACACTTGTAAATATGAGTAATCTATTTCAATCATATCCTTGTCAAACCTATAGAAATCAGCGTAACATCTATTAAGCGAATATGAATTTCTGTAGAAAGTATACGCACATAATCAATCTCTTGGCACAGGAGATCAGTatgtttttcttcatctttgatTTTTTGCTCGTCTTTGACTACTGCCTTTTGCCATATGTGACTGTTGATTTGTAAGAAAAATCTTTAAGACTTGTAAATAAGAAATATTGTATTATTGTAATCTTTAAACAATATCTACCTAATGCAAATGTACCGATTGCAGATACGATATAATTTCCCTTTTATATGACCTGTTACTATTGTAATATGATGATTAGCAGAACAGCTATAAAGTTGATACGATTCACTGATTATGATTAAAGTACTTTTAAAGAAtttttacatgtatctctgaTTGGTTTATGTCTTATAGCTAGTCCAACTTTTCCGAAGGGGATAGAGTCATTTTTTGtttatcttgattttttttttctttacaggtTTTGGTCAATGTATTAAAAATTACGTCCTTCTTTACATTGATTAATTTTCAACACGTAAGTTTGGTCCCCTTGAAATGATATActgaagttttattgcaagttcatgcccgtgggctaattacaaatacatggtagaattatagggaaaaacatacatgcgtcagtaaactgtgtctgactttgttgtaccaataggctactaatactaaatttaatacgactgttggctatatctagacaagctgggtttgacttctttttttttggaggcagtggcagacgaaaagtcccactttttctagaatttgtaggttctgtgattttaagagaaaagtagctttttgttcatccgtgaatgtggcgtatttcgtggtaacttgtttaaacaattcggttctttcgtcatggTTAACTGAacaattggaaataaaatgtgtatcGTCTTCCATCGCtttggacgtacagtatttacaaattctttggcacaTTGGTGATCTCTTATATcgtcctctctctacttctaggGGGTGAGCACTAATTCTTAATTTGCTGGTGGCGAACGCAACTCAAAATCAGCAAGTTCTAGGTACCTCTCTCTAGTGTATATAGTTTTACAAGTTTTGTAAAACCTCAGTTTACCTGATATAAACGGGACGATTCTGAAAACAGACTAAGGTAACCTCCAGGAAGAGCTATGGCCTCGGTTTGTTTTGTGCGTCTTTTAGGCGCTTTTATCGAACTTTTATTTTCTTAGGTTTTGTGTTTGACtggcagacaaaaagaaaacctgcaAGATAGAAATTCCGAAAAGAACGCCTAATATGACGTCCAAATCGGGCTTACCTCTGCTTGGTAACAACAGATTTCCTTTCGGCGAGGATATAAGGTTTTCCTTATCAATCCACTCTGATAGTGGTCGAACCAAGGAAGTTAACTTTTCAACCTCAGTGGTCGAACCATACTGTTTGCATCAAGGACTTGGATTCAAACGCGTTCGGTCGCTACAGAGTAAAGCGACTCCTTGCGGATCTGATCAGAACTGTTCTCCATACAAATGAAATGCTAAATTGTGACAATAAAGGCCGTCTGGCTCATAtatctttctttattttcttctttcgc belongs to Branchiostoma lanceolatum isolate klBraLanc5 chromosome 15, klBraLanc5.hap2, whole genome shotgun sequence and includes:
- the LOC136420813 gene encoding abl interactor 2-like, which produces MESSLDNFVREKVRLREYGETLEKLAADCESNYVQAGNPQARSQAFHSSRQSAAKALTDVAYRINLLAQTLVNVLDGQNDTVTRLGADIGQLDAQADFRLETAAKQRVFALTAKQPPVEERPKVDGPKYVRRAKVEMKKFPPLNYDSLDRLGHGLILTPSTSMGRLSGVIDMDKFRAKQAAEMNLPPDENDEDTKTDLAVEDMYSKLRKGRSPSKGKADEDDENVYERVDDSTGRTFGAKTLERLSSYSTFGRSSSPSSNPKYKTLPPGGKNSPKLTLSRNSSHVNRPKHAPPPPPPKVPLPPANGTASSASKQSASPMPPSSQASANQKANAVSSTNRNASPIPPPANQKAEAVSSTTTNQNASPILPRPPSQMSANQEAAPLSPLASPGTFLAAIKAAKLQNRNGTSEKSGAHKKEGVRVSVNDCLPPPPP